The nucleotide window CGTTGACCACTGTGCGCGCCTCTGACATAGCTCCACGGTGACCGGTCTGGTCGCCGCTTTCGGTTCCGGAGCCATGACGAACTCCATCGAGGACATTACCACACAAGCCAATTCCTATCTGGTGATTGGCTCCAACACGACAGAGCAACACCCAGTAATCGGTATGCGCCTCCGACAGGCAGCAAAGAGAGGAGCGAAGTTGATCTTAGCCGACCCTCGTGACATCCCTCTGGCTGACTTCGCCTTCCTTCATCTCAAGCACAGACCCGGCTCCGACATTGCCTTGCTCAATGGGATTATGAACGTGCTGATCGCTGAGGACCTATATGACAAGGAATTTGTCGCCAACCGCACCGAAGGCTTTGAGGAACTCAAAGCGACTGTCGCCAAGTACACGCCGGAATATGCGGAAAGCATTACCGGTGTGCCCGCTGAGGACATCCGCAAAGCGGCACGCATCTTGGCTGCCAATAGGCCAGGTGCGCTACTGTATGCAATGGGCATTACGCAACATACTAAGGGACACCAAAATGTCCTGTCAACGGCTAACCTGCAAATGTTGCTTGGCAATATGGGCGTCCCTGGGGGTGGCGTGAATCCACTACGCGGGCAGAATAACGTTCAGGGGGCCTGCGACATGGGCGGCTTGCCGAATTTCTACCCTGGATACCAGCGGATTGTAGATGAGGCTGCACAAGCCAAGTTCAAAGAGGCCTGGGGCAATACTGCGTCCACGAAGGTCGGTCTCACCATCGTTGAAATGCTCCATGCTGCTGAGAGGGGAGAGGTTAAGGCCATGTTCATCCTCGGCGAGAACCCCATGATGACTGACCCAGACCTTAACCATGCCCGCCAATGTCTGGAGGCATTGGATTTCTTGGTCGTGCAGGAAATCTTTATGAGCGATACTGCCGAACTGGCTGACGTGGTGCTGCCAGGCGTGTCCTTTGTGGAAAAAGAGGGCACGTTTACCAACACCGAGCGACGCGTACAGCTTGTGCGCAAGGTGATCGAGCCTATCGGTAACGCCCGTCCCGATTGGCAAATCATCTGCGATTTGGCGAAACGCGTCGAAGCACGCCTGGATGTGGATAGGTCTAAAGGCAAATTTACAAGCTGGGATTACGCAAGCCCAAGGGAAATCATGGCTGAAATCAACGCGGTTACACCGAGCTATGGTGGTATTACATATGAGCGGATCGAAAAAGTTGGACTGCAATGGCCTTGCCCCACCACCGACCATCCCGGCACTCCGATTCTGCACGTGGGGAAATTCTCCCGCGGGCTGGGCAAGTTCCATGCCGTCGAGTGGGAACCAGCCAAAGAAGTCCCAGACGAGCAGTATCCATTTGTACTCACCACGGGCCGTGTCTTGTACCATTTCCACAGCGGCACCATGACCCGCCGTATAGACGGTCTGAACCAGCTTTATCCGGAAGCGTTGGTTGAGATCAATCCCCAGGATGCGGCTAAATTGGGCATTGCGGATGGAGACCTGGTGCGGGTTGCTTCACGGCGAGGTGAAGTAATCGCCAAGGCAGAAGTCGTGGAACGAACTGAGCCAGGAGTGGTTTTCATGACGTTCCACTTCAGGGAAGCAGCAGCGAATTTGCTGACCATCGCCGCCCTTGATCCCGTGTCCAAGATCCCAGAATACAAAGTGGCGGCTGTCCGCGTCGAGAAGGTATAAATAGTTTCAGCGGGAGCGCAGCATCGTTGCTGCGCTTCCGCTGTACCTTTTGTAGTCCAGCGAAGCGAGGGCTATCTGTTACTTGCAACAAAGGAGGTGAACCGTTACTATACTACTCGTAGTTTCTCAGCACAGATTTTCATCGCTAAGTGTGATACACCCATTTGCAAAAAATCCATCATCCTTAAGAGGAGGGCAAGCATGAACAAGATTGCGTCAATAATTGGTTTTCTATTCCTGGCTGTTCTTGCCTTTTTAGTTTATGGCTTTGCTGCTTATGATGCCTGGGTTCTACAGCCTATTGTGGGCATCCTGCTGACTCTGGGGTTCATTGGGCTTTTGTTCACTCTGTTCAACGAGGGCAAGGGACTCCCGACAGCCAAAATGGACGCGCTTTTCACGCAAAAGAACCTGTTCAATCTTCTCGCCGTTGTGATAGGCGCTGTCCTTTCGCACTGGATTAATGTAGACCTGAAGCAGGGCCTAGTGATAGGCTCGGCTGTGGTAGGACTGGCGGCTGCAGTGCTGTTCCCAGACTATGCCGCGCCTGCTTATACCGGGTCGTTCGTTGGCATGGCTGGCACCACTCTCCTGCCAGCCTATGGGCACATTATCTTTGCTGGCATTGTGGCGGGCATCTTCTATATTCTGACGCTGGCAGTCTTTGGCGGTTTTGGGGGTAAGTTGGGTGCCATTGCAGCTAGCGGCTGCGTGTTTACAGCCATCTGTCTCTCCACGGAGTTTACCCATCCAGCCGTGCCCAAGTGGGATGTAGGTCAGTGGTTGGTGCTTTATTCCATTATTGCCGGGGTACTCACGTATTATCTAAATAACATGCGCAAGCAGACGCCAGTCATGGCTTCTAGCGTAGTAGGCTTGGCTGCTGGTATTTTGCTCCCAGCAATCCATGGCGATGTCGGAAAGACGCTGGCAGTGATGGCCATATGTGCATCATTTGCCGGAATGTCCAACACCAAGCGCATCCCCAACCTTGTGGCGATGGCGTTTGTGGGATTATCCGCTGCGCTCGTGTATATGTTCGCTAACCCGTTCATCGGCGGCACCGGCGGGAAGCTGGGGACGATAGCCTTCGGCTCAGGAATGGCCATCCGTGGTTTGATAGACCTAGTTGCCAAGTTCCAGGGATCGAGAAAGGCGTAGCTTAGCTACGGTACCCACAAACAAATTTCGGCGCTTGCATTGCCCCCAGGCATGTCTCATGACAGGAGCCAGGTGACCCATGAAATCGGCCACCTGGCTCTGCTTTTTGTGCCGGACTTATTGTCGCCCTAAGTTTCTTCTGCGCTGTGTTCAGCCCTGTGTTGTTGTCCCGAGTGCGACTCTGCACAGACTACGTGAAGCTCGCGCTCCAGCAAGTAGCTCAACGCAGCACGTAGGCCGATCAGCGCTGCCAATAGAATAACTTGGTTCAAGGTTGGAGAAATAGCCGTCTTGAGCACATCGGCGGCCAACTGGAACTCGAGACCCATGATCAAACTCTCTATCAGTTGCGTGCGCAGATGTGGCAGGCAATCCAGGTCCAGCCGAAGCCGATCGCGGATGTGATGTATGATGGTGCGGATCACACCGAGCATGACGATCGCTGCACCGCAAGCCTCTACAATGGGTACCAAATAATTAATGGCCTGTGTGACCAATTCCTCGAGGGCATTGGCATGCATACATGTTCTCCTTGCAGCGTTGGTGATTGTTTCTTTGGCCTATAATGATACGCCCCAAACTACATATCGGCAAATTGTGGAAAAAAGATTCGCGGGTGGTATATTGCTTTGTTG belongs to Chloroflexota bacterium and includes:
- the fdhF gene encoding formate dehydrogenase subunit alpha, producing MAMVNLVINGRKVSAPVGSTVLQAAKQAGIQIPTLCDHPALAPIGACRMCLVEIKGQRTLQPACTFPITEGMEVQTHSPSVIEARRFVLELLLSDHPLDCMTCDSTGSCELQDLMYEYGVKETRFPGEQHAYPVDDPNPFILRDYNKCILCRRCVRACNEINGVEAIGIVWRGFRSKPGTAFDGNLEDSPCEFCGMCVELCPTGALLPKQALGKGRVWQLQKVRSTCPYCGVGCQLDYWYRDNQIVKASSHWDVPPNNGASCVKGRFGFEFVNHPDRLTQPLIKKDGQFVPATWDEALDLIADKLAETKKKYGGDAIAVLTSAKCTNEENYLLQKFTRAVLETNNVDHCARLUHSSTVTGLVAAFGSGAMTNSIEDITTQANSYLVIGSNTTEQHPVIGMRLRQAAKRGAKLILADPRDIPLADFAFLHLKHRPGSDIALLNGIMNVLIAEDLYDKEFVANRTEGFEELKATVAKYTPEYAESITGVPAEDIRKAARILAANRPGALLYAMGITQHTKGHQNVLSTANLQMLLGNMGVPGGGVNPLRGQNNVQGACDMGGLPNFYPGYQRIVDEAAQAKFKEAWGNTASTKVGLTIVEMLHAAERGEVKAMFILGENPMMTDPDLNHARQCLEALDFLVVQEIFMSDTAELADVVLPGVSFVEKEGTFTNTERRVQLVRKVIEPIGNARPDWQIICDLAKRVEARLDVDRSKGKFTSWDYASPREIMAEINAVTPSYGGITYERIEKVGLQWPCPTTDHPGTPILHVGKFSRGLGKFHAVEWEPAKEVPDEQYPFVLTTGRVLYHFHSGTMTRRIDGLNQLYPEALVEINPQDAAKLGIADGDLVRVASRRGEVIAKAEVVERTEPGVVFMTFHFREAAANLLTIAALDPVSKIPEYKVAAVRVEKV
- a CDS encoding DUF1622 domain-containing protein, translating into MHANALEELVTQAINYLVPIVEACGAAIVMLGVIRTIIHHIRDRLRLDLDCLPHLRTQLIESLIMGLEFQLAADVLKTAISPTLNQVILLAALIGLRAALSYLLERELHVVCAESHSGQQHRAEHSAEET